The DNA sequence GATGCCGTACGTGTCGCGGCCGCCGCCGCGGCCGCGCACGTCGAGGTCACCCTGGAGATCACCCCGCGAGTTCCTCACGGCTTCGCCTCCGAGCTCGACGAAGGCGATCGGGCTCTGCGTTCGGCTGCCGCGTTCATGGCCCGGCACACCCGGACCACGACGGCGACGGAGTACATGAAGTAGACGGGGTGGCGGAACCGACGATGTCGATCGTCCACATCGCCGGCACCGGCACGACCCCCTCCCTGGCCGCCGGCGGTCGGCATCGACGGCGTGCACCGCTCGGCATTCGGGGACCGGATCCGCAGCGGGGGCACCATCGGCGCACTGGCGGACCTGCACTCCGCCGCCCGCTGGGCCCAGCGGGCGGCGGCTGCGGCGACCGCCGTCGTCGCGGTCGTGCTCGTCTCCCGGATGCTGCGCCGCGACGCGTGCGGGCATGATCGGGCCCGGCAGCAGCGGCGAGCGACGAGGAGGACACATGCGTGCGGTACAGGTGCGGGAGCCCGGCGGGTCCGAGGTGCTGGAGGTCGTCGACACCGACGCCCCGGTCCCGGGTCCGGGCGAGGTGCTGGTGGAGGTCGCCGCGGCCGGCGTGAACTTCATCGACACCTACCAGCGCGAGGGCATCTACCCGATGCCGACGCCCTACGTCGCGGGGCTGGAGGGCGCGGGCCGGGTCACCGCGCTGGGCCCGGACGTCGACGGCGTCGCGGTCGGGGACCGGATCGCCTGGGCCAACACCCTGGGCAGCTACGCCGAGCAGGTCGCCGTGCCGTGGGCGAAGGCCGTCCCGGTGCCCGACGGCGTCGCCGACGACGTCGCGGTCGGCGCGGCGCTGCAGGGCATGACCGCGCACTTCCTGGTCACCGACTGCTTCACGCTGCGCGGCGGGGAGACGATCCTGCTGCACGCCGCGGCCGGGGGCGTCGGGCTGCTGCTCACCCAGCTGGCCGTCGCGAAGGGCGCCCGGGTGATCGCCACGACGTCGACGCCGGAGAAGGCCGAGCTGGCCCGCGGGGCCGGCGCCGACGAGGTGATCGACTACACCGCCGTCGACGACCTGGCCGCCGCCGTCCGCGACCTCACCGGCGGCGAGGGCGTGCACGCGGCGTTCGACTCGGTCGGGCGCAGCACGTTCGACGCGAGCCTGGCCTCGGTGCGCCGTCGCGGCACGCTGGTGATCTACGGCGCCGCGTCCGGCCCGGTCGAGCCGTTCGACCCGCAGCGGCTCAACGCGGCGGGGTCGCTGTACCTGACCCGCCCGAAGCTGTTCGACTACATCGCCACCACCGACGAGCTGCGCGCCCGCGCGGCGGCCGTCTACGGCGAGGTCGCCGCGGGCCGCCTCGACGTGCGGATCGGGCACCGCTACGGCCTGGCGGACGCCCGCACCGCCCACGACGACCTGCAGGGCCGCCGCACCACAGGCAAGGTGCTGCTCGTCCCCTGACGTGGTGCCACGGGGGTCGGTCCGCCGCGCGGCGTGCGGTAGAACCGACGGCGTGACCGACACCCCGTTCCACGACCTCGACGCTTACGTCGCGCTCCCCCGCCTCGGCGGGCTCACCCTGTCCCCCGACGGGGAGCGCCTGGTCACCAGCGTCGCCGAGCTCGACGCCGACGGCACCCGCTACCGGGCCGCCCTGTGGGAGATCGACCCCGCGGGGGACGCCCCGGCGCGGCGGCTGACCCGGGGCGCGGCCGGCGAGTCCGGGCCGGTCTTCACCCCCGACGGCGACCTGCTGTTCCGGTCCGCCCGCCCCGACCCCGACGCCACCGGGGAGGCCGAGCCGCCGACCTCGCTGTGGCGCCTCCCGGAGGCCGGGGGCGAGGCCGAGCCCGCCGGGACGCGGCCCGGCGGGATCTCCGCGGTCGCCGTCGCCGCCGACGCGGGGACGGTCGTCGTGTCCTCCCCCACGCTGCCCGGTGCCACCACGACCGACGAGGACGAGCAGCGCCGCACCGCGCGCACCGAGGGCAAGGTCACCGCGATCCTGCACACCGGCTACCCGGTGCGGCACTGGGACCACGACCTCGGCCCGGCCGAGGAGCGGCTGCTCCTGTCCACGCCCGGTGACACCGACCCCTGGCAGGACCTCACCCCGGCGCCGGGCCGCGCGCTGGACGAGACCGCGTTCGACGTCTCCCCCGACGGCGGCTCGGTGGTGACCGGCTGGAACCGCGCGCACGGCCACGGCACCTGGCGGCCGGGCCTGGTCGTGGTCGACACCGCGTCCGGGGAGCACCGCGACCTCACCGACGACGACGGCCACGAGTACTCCGCGCCCCGGGTCAGCCCGGACGGGCGGACCGTCGTCGCGCTGCGCGAACACGTCTCCACCCCGGAGGTCGCGCCGCGGACCGAGCTGGTCCTGGTCCCGCTCGCCGGTGGCGCACCGCGCCCGGTGGCACCGGGCTGGGACCGGTGGCCCACCGCGGCGCGCTGGACCCGCGACGGGTCCGCGCTGGTGGTCACCGCCGACGAGAACGGCCGCGGCCCGCTGTTCCGGATCGACCTGGGCACGACCGGGGAGGACGACACCGTCACCCGGCTGACCGGCGACCACGGCACCTACTCCGACCCGTGCCCGTCGCCGGACGGGCGGTGGGTCTACGCACTGCGCCACGCCTACGACGCGCCCCCCGTCCCGGTCCGGATCCCCGCCGACGGCCACGACGCCGACCCGGAGCACCTGCCCGCACCCGCCGCGGCGCCCGCACTGCCCGGTTCGCTCACCGAGCTGGAGACCACCGCCGCCGACGGCACCCGGGTCCGCGCCTGGCTGGTCCTGCCCGAGGGCGCCGACGCCGAGCACCCGGCCCCGCTGCTGCTGTGGATCCACGGCGGCCCGCTGGCCAGCTGGAACGCCTGGTCGTGGCGGTGGAACCCGTGGCTGATGGCCGCACGCGGCTGGGCCGTGCTGCTGCCCGACCCGGCTCTGTCGACCGGCTACGGCCAGGACTTCGTCCAGCGCGGCTGGGGCGCCTGGGGCGGCGCGCCGTTCACCGACCTGATGGCCGCCACCGACGCCGCGACCGCCCGGCCCGACGTCGACGACACCCGCACCGCGGCGATGGGCGGCTCCTTCGGCGGCTACATGGCCAACTGGGTCGCCGGGCACACCGACCGGTTCGCCGCGATCGTCACCCACGCCAGCCTGTGGGCGCTCGACCAGTTCGGACCGACGACCGACCACGCCGAGTACTGGCTGACCGAGATGACCCCGGCGATGGCGCAGGCCAACAGCCCCCACCGGCACGCCGACGCGATCGTCACCCCGATGCTGGTGATCCACGGCGACCGCGACTACCGGGTGCCGATCGGCGAGGGGCTGCGGCTGTGGTGGGACCTGGTGTCCCGGCAGGCCGACCCGGAGGCCAACCCGCACCGGTTCCTGTACTTCCCCGACGAGAACCACTGGGTCCTCGCCCCGAACCACGCGAAGGTCTGGTACCGCACGGTGTGGGCGTTCCTGGACCACCACGTG is a window from the Pseudonocardia sp. HH130629-09 genome containing:
- a CDS encoding quinone oxidoreductase family protein — encoded protein: MRAVQVREPGGSEVLEVVDTDAPVPGPGEVLVEVAAAGVNFIDTYQREGIYPMPTPYVAGLEGAGRVTALGPDVDGVAVGDRIAWANTLGSYAEQVAVPWAKAVPVPDGVADDVAVGAALQGMTAHFLVTDCFTLRGGETILLHAAAGGVGLLLTQLAVAKGARVIATTSTPEKAELARGAGADEVIDYTAVDDLAAAVRDLTGGEGVHAAFDSVGRSTFDASLASVRRRGTLVIYGAASGPVEPFDPQRLNAAGSLYLTRPKLFDYIATTDELRARAAAVYGEVAAGRLDVRIGHRYGLADARTAHDDLQGRRTTGKVLLVP
- a CDS encoding S9 family peptidase, with the translated sequence MTDTPFHDLDAYVALPRLGGLTLSPDGERLVTSVAELDADGTRYRAALWEIDPAGDAPARRLTRGAAGESGPVFTPDGDLLFRSARPDPDATGEAEPPTSLWRLPEAGGEAEPAGTRPGGISAVAVAADAGTVVVSSPTLPGATTTDEDEQRRTARTEGKVTAILHTGYPVRHWDHDLGPAEERLLLSTPGDTDPWQDLTPAPGRALDETAFDVSPDGGSVVTGWNRAHGHGTWRPGLVVVDTASGEHRDLTDDDGHEYSAPRVSPDGRTVVALREHVSTPEVAPRTELVLVPLAGGAPRPVAPGWDRWPTAARWTRDGSALVVTADENGRGPLFRIDLGTTGEDDTVTRLTGDHGTYSDPCPSPDGRWVYALRHAYDAPPVPVRIPADGHDADPEHLPAPAAAPALPGSLTELETTAADGTRVRAWLVLPEGADAEHPAPLLLWIHGGPLASWNAWSWRWNPWLMAARGWAVLLPDPALSTGYGQDFVQRGWGAWGGAPFTDLMAATDAATARPDVDDTRTAAMGGSFGGYMANWVAGHTDRFAAIVTHASLWALDQFGPTTDHAEYWLTEMTPAMAQANSPHRHADAIVTPMLVIHGDRDYRVPIGEGLRLWWDLVSRQADPEANPHRFLYFPDENHWVLAPNHAKVWYRTVWAFLDHHVLGTEWETPDLLR